The DNA segment CAAATAAGCCATTACTGAATTTAGGATATCATGGTTGCTGCCTTAGGGACTTGGCAAATGGTTGGTTAATTAAATGATGCACAAAATATTCCCATATAACCTTGACGTTGGAAATGTTAAACATGTATCGAAAGCATATGGCATACTGTTTGTAGAGATCTTTAAACAAAACTGGCAAAAATAGAACTGAAAACATATGGAGAAAGGAGAAGCAACTGGGAGAAGGGTTTTTGATTTAGACCCTCAGAGGAGGAAgtataaaattttcttctattttgatttttagttATTGCATGGTGAAGTAGTATTGCAGCTCAGAATAGAGCTACTGTGGacagttaaaataaatatatgaaattagGAGTAATATTTCTACAGGTTaaggaggggaaagaaacaGCATCTTTGGTCTTTTTGTTTTATACAGCATCCACAGCTCTTGTAGAAGGCAAGCTCAGCAAGAACTTGAAGAAGATTCTCAAGAAGATAGTGGCAAAAGATGCCCATGAGCAGTTGGCTGTGGCAGATGCCAAACTTGGAGGTGTCATAAAGGTGATAACTGattctgctgtttttccttttgtttcatgCTACTGACATGCTAGTGAGATTCCAGAGATTCTGCAGGTACTGGCAGTGGATTATGCTGCCAGTGCTGTGTTTGCAGCCTAGAGGATTGCTAATCCTAGTATGTTAACAGGGATGATGTTGTCTTGAGTACACAGGTGAGTGATATGGTAAGAATGCACTGAGCTCTTCGCATTTGCTTGATTTCCCTCATAAATATTGGTCGGAAAcccagcaaataaaaaaattgattttcctAATGATCCAGTCCAGAAAGAGAGTGGAGGGAGGAACCAACCAAAAAGCCTGAGCCAGGCAGACACATATTCCTCCCTAACAGATGCAGCAGCAGTAGGGTGGTGATTTATTGTGTTGGGAGGGGACATTGTTGTGCCTTCCTCAGTGTGCAGGCAGCTGTGCACACCCTTTGGTCCTTGCCTGCCAGAGGAAGAAGGAGGTTCACTGGAGGTGGACTGCCTTTGCCAGTGTCTCCTGGGTGTCAAATATCAGTTTTCCCATCTCATGTCCAATTGCTCCCTGTTCCACTGAACTTTGTTCTGACAGCCTCCTCAGGCTGTCTTAGGAGACTGTGCAGGCTGCAAAATGAGGGTTTAATGTTAAAGTGAATAATCGCAAGGGCTTTGAACTAATTATTTAGTCTCGTTCTCTGAAAAAGACACAGCCCCCAAACCTCTAcacttctgaattttctttctgtggccAAAGGGTTTCTAGTAAACTTCAAAATCTTGAATCTTAAGTTGAATGTTCTACATAGTGGATAGAGCATTAATTATAAATCTTCTCCTCAAAGTGGAATATTAACTGTGTGGGGAACTGGGGGTGTTACTACCTTGAGCATCAAAAATGGATGAAACTTGCATGATCACGGGGTTGCAGTGGGAAAACCAGTTATAATGATGTAAGGCTGCTGGGAGAAGGACTTGAGGGAAATGTATTGTGCCTGACTTTGGACCACTGATTTCCACACTGCAGGAGAAGCTGAATTTGAGTTGCATACACAGCCCGATGGTTACAGAGCTGATGAGAGGAATTCGCTCACAGATTGAGGGGCTCATAACAGGCCTCCCTTCTCGAGAGATGGCAGCTATGTGCCTGGGTCTGGCACACAGGTGAGTTGCTACAACAGCTCTGTTTCATCCTGTCTGCCCCACTCCTGagtccttggctgtgctctgctgcttgaAGTGTTTCCGAGTATGTGGCATGGTCTCATACTCTGTAAATCAAGATACTTTTGTATCTGAAATCCTGTTTTACAAAGGAAGGGGTTTCCAGTTTGCACCCATCCTTTAGGTAATGACTTCATCTTCACCCAAGTGGAAGCTGGTAGCTTTCCTTTGTATGTTATGTACTTCAGTATTTCTTCTGGAAATCTGTCTGGAGCAGTCAAGGGAGTCATTTAAAGCTCTATTGCCACTAAGAGACAAGTTGAAGACCACAATTTGTGCCAGAATAAATACCCATATCATAGATAATGCAAGTATTAAAGGCAGGGTTGTTCTTCCCACCttgttcttgctgctttttaaatttagtgGAGTAGTAGTTAAATACAAAGTTGTTGGATCAACGTGGGATCAAGCATCCATTAGCGAGTAACTTTTAAATCCATATTCTGATATGAGCTTGTCCTGTCAGAAGCCACTGGCAAGTTAGAGAAATGCTTTGCAATAGCTAATTCCCTAAAAGTGTGTTTGCTTAGAAAATGGGCATTAATATTGAAAAAGTACTTTTAAGATGCAAATCCTCATTGATACCAAGTGTCTTTCACTGTAGCATACAGAGAAATAGTTAACATAACATTAAAGCAGGGTGGTAATGGGCTTTCTCAGACAGTGAGAATCTGTTCCAGGAAGTTTCTTTTGTTGCTTCACATTAGCGTTGCTGGAATTTGCTGCTAGGGAGGTGCAGTTTTGTGGAttgcctccagctgctgcccaaCTGGAAGTGCTGTTGACAAATACATTTTGTGGGGAACCATGCAGCCAGTTAATTTCCTGCCACAGCACTGGTGTTCAGTCTGCTGCAGGTGGTAAAAGTAACCTTGACTTTCCCTTTCACCCTGGTCACAGGCTATGGGAGGGGGGGGATGCATGTTAGGGCTGTTGTGAAGCTTGTGTCAGTGTGGCTTCTGGCCACAGCTGAGAGCAGTCAGTGGCACAGAACTGAGCTTGGTTTCAATGAACCTGTGGACAACTGTATTGGTGTTAAAAAGGAGCAGGTGGGGCATATTCTGCAGTAGGATGTCAGGATGCTGATTAAACTGTATTTGTGTCTCCTCAGCCTTTCCCGATACAAGCTGAAATTTAGCCCAGACAAAGTAGATACCATGATTATCCAGGCAATTTGTAAGTATATTTAAAGCTTAAATTATTAATGGCTTTGGCTTAGGATAGCTGACTTCTTTACATTgactaaaaagaaaagtattgctGTCAGTTTCCTCCTAGGATGTCCTAGTAAACTGGGCACTGATGTTCAGCTAGGCATAAAGTGTGTTTTCTCAATAGGATTTTCCACAAGCAGGAACATTTTTAGGGCAATACAGTAAACTGGCGTGCACTTTTTCTTAGCATAGAAATCAGCTGAACTACAGGCAGTGTTAATTCAGTCCTCTGAGGGCTTTCCTTCCCAACATGCCTCTCTTCTGAGTGGTGCTGGGAGAATGGGGATAGCATCCCCACAGGATAGCATTTTCTGACCTATCATTTAGGTGGTGTCTTGCACAGAGGGCAATATAGAAATAGGCTCCTATGTTAGGCATGTAAAATACACTGCAGTGTGTGTAATGCTGCATTTTGTCTCCTTGCTTTCTAAATGGAAAACAGACTGAAATTGTTAAAGCGCTAGGAAAGCCCATTCCTCATTTTTCCTTGAAGACACACACATCATAATCTGAACACTTGCTGTGAAGCAGTGGTGAGGAATCCTGTTTGGAATAGTAATTCCCAGACTGTTGCCAATGATGAAACATAGTTAAACTGAAATTAATGATGTAATTCAGTTCCTTCGTCACTACCACTGAGACAACAGATGGGAATGTTGGTATGGCATTGGCAGGAAATATTTTAACCTCAGGGCTCTCTAGCAATATATGCTGTAGGTGCTCTACTCTAATAAACTATAAATCTGATTGTCATATCTAGTAAATGGTGAGCCTGTTGGCTTTGTATTTggtatatttaaattataacaGCAAGTAGAAggcttgctttttaaataaaataattgaataCAAGATCAGTTTGTTACCattataacatttttttctcgAAGTTAATTGGATGGCTACATTTTACATCAACTTGTGTGTAGCATTTTGGCTGACTAAGAAGGGTGActggctgctgtgctccttTTAGGGGAATGTGCTTTGCAGCTGTTAGGGAGTTTGTCCAGGATGGTCTCAGTGATAAAACTTTGAGGCCACACTCATGGGAATTCTAACATTTCTATAGTATTGTGCCTGGTATTATGCAGTTCTCTGAAAAGTAAACACTTTTAGTGTAAACCAAATATTGGTTTATTCCAGTATTTATAGAGTAAAATACTTCAGGTAATCTCTCTTTACACTGTTTAAATCGGTTTGGTTGACATTTTTAGGTTGCCCTTTTAGAAAAAGAGCACcatccttctttctctttcagcaCTTCTTGATGACCTGGACAAAGAACTGAATAACTACATCATGCGCTGTCGGGAATGGTACGGCTGGCACTTCCCTGAACTGGGCAAAATCATCACGGATAACCTCATGTACTGTAAATGCGTGCGGAAAGTCGGTGAGTACTGAGGGCGGCGTGAGCGGCGCTGCTGTGAGAGCTCGCTGCTCATCCAGCTGCTCAGCACCcttcagcagcagggaagaTGGGGCCAGCAGAAAAGGGGAGGGTGTGTTTGCATCTGGATGTTGGTGCAATTTGCCATTTGGAACCTAAAGTGAAGGCTAATCATCACCAACCGGTCCTTCACGGAGCACCAGCTCATCTTAGAATCCCAGTTAGTCAGCAGACCGGTTTGGAAATTAGCTCCTAAAAGACTGATGGAAAGAGAAGTGTTGCCTGTCTCTGGATGTTCTTGAAGATGGCAGGTACTAGAACTAGTCATAAGAGCAGAAAGAATGACTGCTATATTTTGGATACTTGCCTCACCTCTTGGTGAGCTCATGTGCTTTGtattgatgatttttttttttccccttggttGGTTTCTTTGTAATAATGAAGCTTGCAGTCCAGAGGGAGACTTGTGGTTTTAAGATAGtgtttcttcccccccccccccagttgcAGAAACAATTAAATAGATTTGTTTTGTGGTAAGTGACTGCTTCCTGGAATTCTTTTCTTGTAATATTGTCACTGAAAATTTTGCAGCAACCAGCTACTGAAAAGGTGAAGTATGCAGTATGggctttctgggctttttttctagTTTCAAATTTAGTATTTCCAACCATTCCTAGCTGATAATAAACATAAAGTCAGAACACTGACATATATTTTAGGAATTTTGAATACTGTGATGGCAGACTTGActcactgtttttattttggccTTTTATCTTCATCTGTTTCTGTGCTCTTTTTACTAGTTCATGTCGCCCCCAGCACAAACATGCTTTCATCTGTCCCCCACAGGAGACAGAAGCAATTTTGCTTCCTCTGATGTTTCTGACATCCTACCGGAGGAGATTGAGGAGGATGTGAAGGCTGCTGCTGAGATTTCCATGGGGACAGAGGTATCAGAAGAAGACATAAACAACATAATCCATCTCTGTGATCAGGTATGTACACATGGATGGATGGGAGTAGGACTCTATTTTAGGTGTTACAGAGCCACTTCTGCCAAGGAGAGCTTTTCCCAGGGCAGTGCTAACACTTGTGATGGCAGTGATGATTCCTGTATTGTTGCTCTCCCGATATCCAGGCATGAGGGTGCACAGTCACTACCTCATCTGAGCCATCTCAGGGTGTTGATGTCTGCACAAGGCCTTCTGAAAGTGGGAATCTTacttttgggaggaattttgcTATCGTTGTACTTTTAAGTACTTGAGATAATACCATTATATAGCTTCTTTTTAATCTGTCACTGTGGCAGCTAGGTGATAAACCCTGGGTTAAAAATGGACCACTGAAATCCTAGAAGAATTAGGAGTTCTACCCTGCTCTCGTCTGGGCTGAGTGTGAACAAACACCCTCTGACTTCAGTTGTGCCAGCTGGATCCCTTTGTGACTTTACCAGGGAGTGTCAGGGTTAGGAGTTCCTGTTCTTGGTCTAGACCAGGCTGCTTTTTTATGTGCATTCTAATCATGTATATTCGTATGGAACAAGTAAAGGGCATGTATCCCATTTCAAGAGAATGGTAGCAAAGATTTATGTAAAAACTGAATATTCCAGGGTTTTGTCCTAAATAAAATGTCCTTACTAAGtatttttgttctgcttcaCTGTCTGACATGTTTTCAGCTCCTTTATCAGGAGTTTTGCTGAGAAAAATATAAGTTGCATAAGGGAATAAGCAGAACAGACCCAATATACTTTGTGGATAtagctctgctctgggaataTGGCTTATATAAAGCTTCCTGTACCTCTGGCTCTTGGCTGTTTGCATTTTGCAATTTCTTAATCTCCTGCATTGGAGTTCTCAGCGCTTCCTCCTGTCAGTGTATTTATCTCTTACTATTTTTTGGTCAGCTGATACTGTAACCaagctctgtctgtgccaggtGATTGAAATCTCTGAGTATCGGACACAGCTCTACGACTACCTGAAGAACAGAATGATGGCCATTGCTCCCAATCTCACTGTCATGGTGGGAGAACTGGTGGGAGCAAGGCTCATTGCTCATGCAGGTGGGTTACAGTGATCAATGTAAATAAATCTTAGGTGACCTCATCAGAGGTTTTCTCCAAGAAGCTAGTCAGCTAAAAGCATTATGTAAGCCCTGGTGAACATATCGTGGTAAATGGGGCGAAGGCAGCACTTGAGGAATCTTGAGAATACCAGCATGAGCTTGGTAGTAGTCTGTGATGATGTTCTCAGTTGGCCTGAATTCTTTTTGGAATATGAGGGCAACTTAAGTCACTACCTCTTCTGAGACACTTACTGAGCCTCCTGCTGTTAGTTCAGTCACTTCCGAGGTAAAAAATGGAAGTGGTGCGCTTCAGTGGGTTCCTCTGTGAGCGACCTGCGCTTTCACAGCCTGGAGCATGCttgctaaaataaaaactggCTGGCAAAATAGGCAAAGGATGggtctttgtatggaaatcCAAGGGAAAGCTTATTGGGCCTTGAAGGGAGTCCACGGACCACGACAAAACTGGGTTGAGAGCACAGGGTTAAATATGGACCGAAAGAGGTCAGAGGGTCAAGGTCCAATAGGGATGGGAAAGTGGTGTAGAGGAGGGGCAGCCAGCCAGGGGAACCAGTAAGTTAGCAGGGGTGGGGCAGTGCAGCAAAACATAGCCAATGGAGGGGTCAAGGAAAGGGAGAACATTCTGGAAAGGGTACATACAAGGTGAACAGGGGCAGAACAACTGTACAAACCAGTAGAATTCAAGATGTTAacatgtgcctgcaaaggcctgTGGGAGAGAGACGCTTCTCACCATAACCTTAGGAGGGTGTTTCTTCTTGCCTGCTCTTGCCCCTCCAGGGGTTAAGTGTTACAGCTACAATGGCAGACCTTTGAGCCTccacaaaaaaaccagcagTGGGGATTTAGAGTCAGACTGGCTCAACGTGATAGCCTTATTTCAGTTATCTGTGCTGCACTGTGATGAAGTGTTCTTCCTGTCAGACTGTCAGGAGTAGGCATTATTCCAGTAGAATATGTTTTATTGAGTTAGCCTTGTACCCTGATGCTCAAATCAAACCAAGACAGTTGAGGCATGAAGGACTGAAATGGTTTACCTGTTCTTCAGGAAACAAGTGGGAAACAGTCCTCATGAAAGAGGGTGGATCTGAGCTTCTTACACTAGTCAAAAGCAGGAATCTAGCCTAGCTACTCTTCTGACAAATCACTTGCTGTGTCACCTCTTTCTAGGTTCCCTCCTGAATCTGGCAAAACATCCAGCTTCAACAGTTCAGTTACTGGGTGCTGAGAAGGCACTCTTCAGAGCACTGAAGACTAAAAGGGATACACCTAAGTTTGGCCTTATCTATCATGCCTCCCTGGTGGGACAGAGCAATaccaaaaataaaggaaaggtaAATTGCATAGTTTTTAATCAGCTTTTTCCAGGGCATCAATATCCAGAGCTTCAAGATGGCTTGAACTTCACAGTGAGGCTCTTTCCGTGGCTTGCTTTGCTGTTATTGCTTTGTGATGACATGGAAAATACCACTGTCCTAGAAATGTTTGAATATCGTTCACTCTTTTTCAAAAAAAGGGAATAGTATTGTCCATGTGACATATCTGAGCAATAACAGTGTATTCCTGCTGAGTTAGGATGTACCACTGGCTTTCTCAAAGGTTGTGTTACTACTTTCTTCCATGTGACAGTAAACTAAGGTGTTAAAGGCTTTAGGCTGGAAATTGCACCTCAGACTAACCTGCTCTAAAGGTTGGGGGAGAGTAGGAAATGTGTAACTGACTTGCTGTCTCAGCCAGTTCCCTCTATCAGGGAAATAAGGTGTTACATTAACAGTATTTCAGTGTTAAAAGAGTAAGCTTacactaattatttttttttgactaAACACTGCTAGTAAATGGTTACTTTGTTCTTTTGTATGTGGGTATGGTTTCCAGATCAGAGTGAATCATTGCCTTATGTCAAGTCTTAgcatttaatattatttttggCTTTTGCAGATTTCTCGAATGCTGGCAGCAAAGACTGCCTTGACTATTCGTTATGATGCCCTTGGAGAGAACACCAGTGCTGAAATGGGAGCTGAGAACAGACTAAAAGTAGAGACAAGACTGAGACTTTTGGAAGAGAGAGGGGTAAGTCTTGCAGAGAGCTGAATGAAGCTGTCAT comes from the Cinclus cinclus chromosome 9, bCinCin1.1, whole genome shotgun sequence genome and includes:
- the NOP58 gene encoding nucleolar protein 58 isoform X1; protein product: MLVLFETAAGYAIFKVLNEKKLQEVDSLWKEFETPEKANKIVKLKHFEKFQDTTEALAASTALVEGKLSKNLKKILKKIVAKDAHEQLAVADAKLGGVIKEKLNLSCIHSPMVTELMRGIRSQIEGLITGLPSREMAAMCLGLAHSLSRYKLKFSPDKVDTMIIQAISLLDDLDKELNNYIMRCREWYGWHFPELGKIITDNLMYCKCVRKVGDRSNFASSDVSDILPEEIEEDVKAAAEISMGTEVSEEDINNIIHLCDQVIEISEYRTQLYDYLKNRMMAIAPNLTVMVGELVGARLIAHAGSLLNLAKHPASTVQLLGAEKALFRALKTKRDTPKFGLIYHASLVGQSNTKNKGKISRMLAAKTALTIRYDALGENTSAEMGAENRLKVETRLRLLEERGIRRISGTGKALAKTDKYQNKSEVKVYDPSGDSTLPVVSKKRKIQEVDVQDTEVAVKAKKFKAEMKEGTAVEDGEPVKKKKKKKNKEKQAEEEEVLSEELPTSPITENTEKKKKKKKKMKDEGED
- the NOP58 gene encoding nucleolar protein 58 isoform X2, with protein sequence MLVLFETAAGYAIFKVLNEKKLQEVDSLWKEFETPEKANKIVKLKHFEKFQDTTEALAASTALVEGKLSKNLKKILKKIVAKDAHEQLAVADAKLGGVIKEKLNLSCIHSPMVTELMRGIRSQIEGLITGLPSREMAAMCLGLAHSLSRYKLKFSPDKVDTMIIQAISLLDDLDKELNNYIMRCREWYGWHFPELGKIITDNLMYCKCVRKVGDRSNFASSDVSDILPEEIEEDVKAAAEISMGTEVSEEDINNIIHLCDQVIEISEYRTQLYDYLKNRMMAIAPNLTVMVGELVGARLIAHAGSLLNLAKHPASTVQLLGAEKALFRALKTKRDTPKFGLIYHASLVGQSNTKNKGKISRMLAAKTALTIRYDALGENTSAEMGAENRLKVETRLRLLEERGIRRISGTGKALAKTDKYQNKSEVKVYDPSGDSTLPVVSKKRKIQEVDVQDTEVAVKAKKFKAEMKA